A region from the uncultured Macellibacteroides sp. genome encodes:
- the mraY gene encoding phospho-N-acetylmuramoyl-pentapeptide-transferase: MLYYLFNFLDQLDFPGAGMFKYVSFRSGLALILSLFISTAIGRKIINRLQLLQIGETVRNLGLEGQMSKKGTPTMGGIIIIIAILVPTLLCAKLTNIYLLLMVVTTLWLGAIGFTDDYIKVFKKNKEGLRGRFKIVGQVGLGLIVGVTLYLSPDVVIKENMEVRRNNIIEEVNYHQVETKSTKTTIPFLKNNNFDYSKMVEWTGDYKVEAAWLVFVLMTIFVVTAVSNGANLTDGLDGLAAGSSAIIGVALGVLAYMSSHFEFASFLNIMFIPGAEELVVFASAFIGATVGFLWYNSYPAQVFMGDTGSLTLGGIIAVFAIIIRKELLIPILCGIFFAESLSVMAQVAYFKYTKRKYGAGKRIFKMTPLHHHFQKPGNAGIEALFQKPFNVVPESKIVVRFWLIGIILAVITIVTLKMR; the protein is encoded by the coding sequence ATGCTATACTATCTTTTTAACTTTTTGGATCAGCTTGATTTTCCAGGAGCAGGGATGTTTAAATATGTTTCGTTCCGTTCAGGACTGGCGCTTATTCTTTCCTTGTTTATCTCTACGGCTATTGGCCGGAAAATAATAAACCGGTTGCAGCTTCTGCAAATAGGAGAAACGGTAAGAAATCTGGGTCTTGAAGGACAAATGAGCAAAAAAGGAACGCCTACCATGGGGGGGATAATAATTATCATTGCTATCCTGGTCCCGACACTGTTATGCGCGAAACTAACTAATATATATCTACTTCTAATGGTTGTTACCACGTTATGGTTGGGAGCAATAGGGTTTACGGACGATTACATTAAGGTATTTAAAAAGAATAAAGAGGGGTTGCGCGGAAGATTTAAGATTGTCGGTCAAGTAGGTTTGGGCTTGATTGTTGGTGTTACTCTTTATCTTAGCCCCGATGTAGTTATCAAAGAGAATATGGAAGTCCGACGGAATAATATAATTGAAGAAGTTAATTATCATCAGGTAGAAACTAAGTCAACCAAAACGACTATTCCTTTTCTGAAAAACAACAATTTTGATTACTCAAAGATGGTTGAGTGGACGGGTGATTATAAAGTTGAAGCAGCTTGGCTTGTATTTGTACTTATGACAATCTTTGTTGTTACTGCAGTTTCAAACGGAGCAAACCTTACGGACGGACTTGATGGTCTGGCTGCAGGAAGTTCTGCTATAATTGGAGTAGCATTGGGGGTTTTGGCTTATATGTCTTCACACTTTGAATTTGCTTCCTTCTTAAATATAATGTTTATCCCCGGAGCAGAAGAATTAGTGGTATTTGCTTCCGCCTTTATTGGGGCTACAGTCGGATTCCTTTGGTACAATTCATATCCGGCCCAGGTTTTTATGGGAGATACAGGTAGTCTTACTCTGGGAGGTATCATTGCTGTTTTTGCCATTATAATCCGGAAAGAGTTGCTCATCCCAATTCTTTGCGGTATCTTTTTCGCCGAAAGTCTTTCAGTTATGGCTCAGGTTGCATATTTTAAATATACCAAGAGAAAATATGGAGCAGGAAAACGTATTTTTAAGATGACTCCGTTGCATCATCATTTTCAGAAACCTGGAAATGCAGGCATCGAGGCCTTATTTCAAAAGCCATTTAATGTGGTGCCTGAATCAAAAATAGTTGTTCGTTTTTGGTTGATTGGTATCATTCTGGCTGTAATTACAATCGTTACTTTAAAGATGAGATAA
- the murD gene encoding UDP-N-acetylmuramoyl-L-alanine--D-glutamate ligase: MAKKMVILGAGESGTGAAVLAQAKGFDVFVSDLSDIKPFYKEMMNSRGILWEEKQHTESIILEADEVIKSPGIPDKAPIIKKLKEKSISIISEIEFAGRYTNSKMICITGSNGKTTTTMLTYHILKEAGLDVGLAGNVGNSLALQVAEQPHDYYVLELSSFQLDNMYDFKADIAILMNITPDHLDRYNYEFQNYVDAKFRILQNQTEADAFIYWNDDPVIANEIAKHAPKATLYPFSETVKVGVRGYTENKKLVIETENGIFTMDQDQLALTGTHNLYNSLASGIAAKVVDIKDEDIRASLSDFAGVEHRLEKVARVRGVDYVNDSKATNVNSCWYALQSMNTPVVLILGGTDKGNDYTEIEELVKTKVHSLIFLGVDNAKLHTFFDGKVEHIEDAFSMEEAISKAYKLAQKGDTVLLSPCCASFDLFKNYEDRGNQFKTCVLNL; this comes from the coding sequence ATGGCTAAAAAGATGGTAATTTTAGGAGCCGGTGAAAGTGGAACAGGTGCTGCTGTGCTGGCGCAGGCAAAAGGATTTGATGTTTTTGTTTCAGACCTTTCAGACATTAAACCTTTTTACAAGGAAATGATGAATTCCCGTGGAATTCTATGGGAAGAGAAACAACATACAGAATCAATAATTCTTGAAGCAGACGAAGTTATAAAGAGCCCCGGTATTCCGGACAAAGCTCCGATTATTAAGAAGCTGAAAGAAAAAAGTATTTCTATTATTTCAGAAATAGAATTTGCGGGAAGGTATACCAATTCTAAGATGATTTGTATTACCGGAAGTAATGGTAAAACGACTACAACCATGCTGACGTATCATATCCTTAAGGAAGCCGGACTAGATGTAGGTCTTGCTGGAAATGTTGGCAATAGTCTGGCATTGCAGGTCGCAGAACAGCCGCACGATTACTATGTGCTTGAACTAAGCAGCTTTCAGTTGGATAATATGTACGACTTTAAAGCGGATATTGCCATTTTGATGAACATAACGCCAGATCATCTGGATCGTTATAACTACGAATTCCAGAATTATGTGGATGCTAAATTCCGCATTCTTCAGAATCAGACTGAAGCTGATGCTTTTATTTACTGGAATGACGATCCTGTCATTGCAAATGAAATAGCAAAGCATGCGCCCAAAGCTACTTTATATCCTTTTTCTGAAACAGTAAAAGTTGGTGTAAGAGGATATACAGAGAATAAAAAATTAGTAATTGAAACAGAAAACGGGATATTTACAATGGATCAAGATCAGTTGGCATTGACGGGGACGCACAATCTATATAATTCGCTGGCTTCGGGCATTGCTGCTAAAGTAGTAGATATAAAGGACGAAGATATCCGGGCATCTCTCAGTGATTTCGCGGGAGTTGAACACAGACTTGAAAAGGTCGCTCGTGTTAGGGGAGTCGATTATGTAAACGATTCAAAGGCAACCAATGTTAATTCGTGCTGGTATGCGTTGCAGAGTATGAATACACCGGTTGTGCTTATTCTGGGCGGGACAGATAAGGGGAATGATTATACTGAAATAGAAGAGCTTGTGAAAACGAAAGTCCACTCGCTTATTTTCCTTGGAGTGGATAATGCTAAATTGCATACCTTCTTTGATGGAAAAGTTGAGCACATCGAAGATGCTTTTTCAATGGAGGAAGCTATTTCAAAGGCTTACAAACTGGCACAGAAAGGTGATACTGTATTGCTTTCTCCTTGTTGCGCTAGTTTTGACCTGTTTAAGAATTACGAAGACAGGGGTAACCAATTCAAGACTTGTGTGCTAAATTTGTAA
- a CDS encoding FtsW/RodA/SpoVE family cell cycle protein has translation MDLASKLFKGDRVIWLIFMFLCLISVVEVFSATSTIAYKNANHWAPIVRHATFLLGGFVLVLLLHNIPYKFFSVFIGLLPLAALMLIMTPFIGVSANDAHRWLEIFGIQFQPSEFGKLASVVYVAFLLSKRNKFTDVQIFKWILFGIGAICILILPENFSTAFMLFGVCCLMMFVGQIPFMLLFKMVSVLILVFAIFGLSLVSMPESMLKYIPRAMTWKERIADFNNKSELKEGETYVINDNNYQVSHAKIAIARGGIFGQMPGHGQQRDFLPQAYSDFIYAIIIEELGIVGGLFVLLLYIMLLVRAGMIARKCDKLFPKFLVLGCGLLVVTQALANMAVAVNLIPVTGQPLPLISRGGTSTVITCIYFGIILSVSRFGAGMGEEDIAEETEETTEETTEETEINDEADSDETEKLGKKTITELETIVE, from the coding sequence ATGGATCTGGCAAGTAAACTATTTAAAGGTGACAGGGTAATATGGTTAATATTCATGTTCCTGTGTCTGATTTCAGTGGTGGAAGTTTTTAGCGCAACAAGTACAATTGCGTATAAGAATGCGAATCATTGGGCTCCGATAGTGCGCCATGCCACTTTTTTACTGGGTGGATTTGTGCTGGTTTTGTTGCTGCACAATATCCCTTATAAGTTTTTTTCTGTCTTCATCGGTTTATTGCCTTTAGCCGCATTGATGCTTATAATGACTCCCTTTATTGGCGTTAGTGCGAACGACGCACATCGATGGCTCGAAATATTTGGTATTCAGTTCCAACCGTCTGAGTTTGGCAAGCTAGCATCTGTCGTTTATGTAGCTTTTTTGTTAAGTAAACGGAATAAATTTACTGACGTTCAGATATTCAAGTGGATTTTATTTGGAATTGGAGCTATTTGCATTTTAATTCTTCCTGAAAACTTTTCTACTGCGTTTATGCTTTTTGGGGTCTGTTGCCTCATGATGTTTGTCGGACAAATACCTTTCATGCTGTTGTTTAAGATGGTTTCTGTCTTGATATTGGTTTTTGCCATCTTTGGACTATCTTTAGTTTCTATGCCTGAAAGCATGCTAAAGTATATACCCCGGGCAATGACATGGAAAGAGCGTATTGCAGATTTTAATAACAAAAGTGAATTAAAAGAGGGTGAGACATATGTAATAAATGACAACAATTACCAAGTATCTCATGCCAAAATTGCTATCGCTCGTGGAGGTATATTTGGACAAATGCCCGGTCACGGACAACAACGCGATTTTCTGCCTCAGGCATATTCCGACTTTATTTATGCTATTATTATTGAGGAACTTGGTATTGTTGGAGGCCTTTTTGTTCTTTTGCTCTATATAATGTTGTTGGTAAGAGCGGGAATGATCGCCCGGAAATGCGATAAACTTTTCCCGAAATTCCTTGTATTGGGGTGTGGATTGCTTGTGGTAACTCAGGCATTGGCTAATATGGCTGTTGCTGTGAACCTGATTCCGGTTACCGGTCAGCCTTTGCCTCTTATAAGCAGAGGTGGTACATCCACAGTCATTACATGTATCTACTTTGGAATTATTCTTAGTGTAAGTCGTTTTGGGGCAGGAATGGGTGAGGAAGATATAGCTGAAGAAACAGAAGAAACTACAGAAGAAACTACAGAAGAAACAGAAATCAACGATGAGGCTGATTCGGATGAGACTGAAAAGTTAGGAAAAAAGACAATTACAGAACTTGAAACGATAGTTGAATAG
- the murG gene encoding undecaprenyldiphospho-muramoylpentapeptide beta-N-acetylglucosaminyltransferase, with translation MKEYRIIISGGGTGGHIFPAISIANTLRKRFPKCEILFVGAEDRMEMEKVPAAGYPIVGLPVSGFDRSNKLNNIKVVGKLIKSLRLAGKTIRDFKPDIAIGVGGYASGPTLWMAGRHGIPTLIQEQNSYAGVTNKLLARKAEKICVAYEGMEKFFPYEKLVITGNPVRQDLEEALNKKEEAIQFFGLNPNRKTILVVGGSLGARTINQSVVGGLDSLFTSEDVQVIWQTGKNYCEEALKHLKAYHGIHVWCSDFITRMDYAYAAADLVISRAGASSISELCILKKPVILVPSPNVAEDHQTKNALALSVKDAAIMITDAEAREKLIKVALDVIRDEKHLTMLRNNIAELAHHQSAEHIVDEIVKIIDK, from the coding sequence ATGAAAGAGTATCGGATTATTATTAGTGGAGGAGGAACAGGAGGTCATATATTTCCTGCTATTTCCATTGCAAATACACTTCGGAAACGTTTTCCGAAATGTGAGATTTTGTTTGTAGGAGCGGAAGACCGAATGGAAATGGAGAAGGTTCCTGCAGCAGGATATCCGATTGTAGGTCTTCCTGTGAGTGGTTTCGACAGATCAAATAAGCTTAACAACATTAAAGTTGTGGGTAAGCTTATTAAAAGCTTGCGTCTGGCGGGCAAGACAATTCGTGATTTTAAACCAGATATTGCGATTGGTGTTGGAGGTTATGCCAGCGGTCCTACTCTTTGGATGGCAGGGAGACATGGAATTCCTACCTTAATTCAGGAACAAAATTCATATGCAGGGGTAACAAATAAACTGTTAGCCCGTAAGGCAGAAAAAATATGTGTGGCCTATGAAGGAATGGAAAAGTTTTTTCCATACGAGAAACTGGTTATAACGGGTAATCCGGTAAGACAGGATTTAGAAGAAGCTCTTAATAAGAAGGAAGAGGCAATTCAGTTTTTTGGACTTAATCCAAACAGAAAAACCATCTTGGTTGTAGGTGGCAGTTTGGGAGCGCGGACAATAAACCAAAGTGTTGTAGGCGGACTGGATTCTTTATTTACTTCGGAAGATGTTCAGGTTATCTGGCAGACAGGTAAGAATTATTGCGAGGAAGCTTTGAAACATTTGAAAGCTTATCATGGAATTCATGTTTGGTGTTCCGATTTTATAACGCGTATGGATTATGCCTATGCGGCAGCCGATCTGGTTATTTCAAGAGCAGGAGCCAGTTCTATTTCGGAACTCTGTATCTTAAAGAAACCTGTTATTTTGGTTCCTTCACCTAATGTTGCTGAAGATCATCAGACCAAAAACGCGTTAGCGCTTTCAGTAAAAGATGCAGCTATCATGATAACAGATGCAGAAGCCAGAGAAAAATTGATTAAGGTGGCGCTTGATGTTATACGTGATGAAAAACATCTTACCATGTTGAGAAACAATATAGCAGAATTGGCTCATCACCAGAGTGCGGAACATATTGTTGATGAGATAGTAAAAATTATTGATAAATAA
- the murC gene encoding UDP-N-acetylmuramate--L-alanine ligase yields MNIDNIKSVYFVGAGGIGMSALIRYFLSKGKKVAGYDKTPSDLTEQLNREGADIHYEDSIDLIPEVYKNTDDTLVVYTPAIPATHSELSFFQTQGFEVMKRARVLGEITNCTKGLCVAGTHGKTTTSSMIAHLLKQSHVGCNAFLGGILKNYDSNLLLSETSNLTVIEADEYDRSFHWLSPYMAVITSADPDHLDIYGTPEAYRESFEKFTTLIRPDGCLLMRVGVDVTPHLKNGVSCYTYSAEDGGDFHAENIRVGNGTIVFDFVFPDGTIKDVELGVPVKVNIENGVAAMAIALLNGVTAGEMKAAMASFQGPKRRFDFQIKRDNCVLIDDYAHHPEELKASILSVKELYAGRKVTGIFQPHLFSRTRDFAPEFAASLSLLDELILLDIYPAREEPIPGVTSAIIFDKVTIPAKQLCSKAQLPGIIEAGTYDVVLMVGAGDIDRLVEPVKQILEKR; encoded by the coding sequence ATGAATATAGATAATATAAAATCGGTTTATTTTGTAGGTGCCGGAGGGATCGGCATGAGTGCCCTGATACGTTATTTTCTTTCGAAAGGAAAGAAAGTTGCCGGTTATGATAAAACGCCTTCTGATTTAACCGAACAACTAAACAGGGAAGGTGCCGATATTCATTATGAAGATAGCATTGATTTAATTCCCGAGGTTTATAAAAACACCGATGATACATTAGTGGTTTATACTCCAGCCATACCAGCAACCCATTCCGAGCTCAGCTTCTTTCAGACCCAGGGTTTTGAAGTGATGAAACGAGCACGCGTTTTGGGCGAAATTACAAATTGTACCAAGGGGCTATGTGTGGCAGGAACACACGGAAAGACAACAACGTCTTCCATGATTGCTCACTTGTTGAAGCAGTCGCATGTGGGTTGTAATGCGTTTCTGGGTGGTATTTTAAAGAATTACGACAGTAACTTATTATTATCAGAAACAAGCAACCTTACCGTGATTGAAGCCGATGAATACGATCGGTCATTTCACTGGCTTTCTCCTTATATGGCTGTAATCACTTCGGCCGACCCGGATCACCTGGATATTTATGGAACCCCCGAAGCTTACAGGGAGAGTTTCGAAAAGTTTACTACGCTAATTAGACCAGATGGTTGTCTTTTAATGCGCGTAGGAGTGGACGTAACACCGCATCTCAAGAATGGAGTTTCATGCTATACCTATTCGGCTGAAGATGGTGGAGATTTTCACGCAGAAAATATACGTGTCGGGAACGGAACGATTGTATTCGATTTTGTTTTTCCCGATGGCACGATTAAGGATGTTGAGTTAGGAGTTCCTGTTAAGGTGAATATAGAAAATGGAGTAGCTGCTATGGCAATTGCTTTGCTTAACGGAGTTACTGCCGGGGAAATGAAAGCGGCTATGGCTTCATTTCAAGGTCCGAAGCGTCGTTTCGATTTTCAGATTAAACGTGATAATTGCGTGTTGATTGATGATTATGCCCATCATCCTGAGGAATTAAAGGCAAGCATACTTTCTGTAAAAGAATTGTATGCAGGGCGGAAGGTAACAGGTATATTTCAGCCACATTTATTTTCGCGTACACGTGACTTTGCTCCCGAGTTTGCAGCAAGTCTTTCTTTGTTAGATGAGCTTATCCTGCTGGATATCTATCCCGCAAGAGAAGAGCCAATTCCGGGCGTAACATCGGCTATTATTTTTGATAAAGTAACTATTCCTGCTAAGCAACTTTGTTCCAAAGCCCAGTTGCCAGGTATTATAGAAGCCGGAACCTATGATGTGGTACTGATGGTTGGAGCCGGAGATATTGATCGTTTGGTAGAACCTGTAAAACAAATATTGGAAAAAAGGTGA
- a CDS encoding cell division protein FtsQ, whose product MIRIVSIVIATLLFSYIVFASFYFKEMRHNPKCHNLEIVVKDSLDKHFVSESDIITILKQASLNPIKERINRVNTNKIEKELLKNQMIARVEAYKTPSGMIKLEVTQKVPILRIISVRGNFYVDNEGGTMPVSPRYVAHVPLASGYIEKELAITDLYKFALFLQKDEFWNDQIDQIFVHPDGEIELVPRVGDHRIVLGTMDDFETKLANLKLFYDQAIPVVGWEKYSIISLKYKNQIVCTKK is encoded by the coding sequence GTGATTCGGATAGTATCCATAGTAATTGCCACGTTGTTGTTTTCTTACATCGTGTTTGCCTCATTCTATTTCAAAGAAATGAGACACAATCCTAAGTGCCATAATCTGGAGATTGTTGTAAAAGATAGTCTGGATAAACATTTTGTTAGTGAGTCTGATATCATAACCATACTCAAACAAGCAAGTCTGAATCCGATAAAAGAGAGAATAAACCGGGTAAACACCAATAAGATTGAAAAGGAACTGCTAAAGAATCAGATGATTGCCCGTGTTGAAGCCTATAAGACTCCTTCCGGCATGATAAAGCTGGAAGTAACACAGAAAGTTCCTATCCTTCGGATTATAAGTGTACGTGGTAATTTCTATGTTGATAACGAAGGAGGAACAATGCCCGTGAGTCCAAGGTACGTTGCGCATGTGCCTCTTGCATCAGGTTATATAGAAAAAGAGCTGGCTATTACCGATTTATATAAATTTGCATTATTTTTGCAAAAGGATGAGTTCTGGAATGATCAGATAGATCAGATTTTTGTCCATCCTGACGGAGAAATTGAGCTTGTTCCCAGGGTTGGTGATCATCGAATCGTATTAGGTACGATGGATGACTTCGAAACTAAACTTGCAAACCTGAAATTATTTTATGATCAGGCAATTCCAGTTGTAGGTTGGGAAAAGTACAGTATTATTAGTTTAAAATATAAGAATCAGATTGTTTGTACAAAAAAATAA
- the ftsA gene encoding cell division protein FtsA produces MAYTDFIAAIDLGTSRIVGMVGKKNEYGVLSIIAYEVETSASCIRRGCVYNVEETANKIKRLILKLENKLNGTKIAKVYVGIGGQSLRSVDHTVPKVLGTEGVVTDEIIKSLHAECLSYHPDMQDVLAAVSPVYYLDDKPEANPVGIPCTRIEARYKLIVGRPSLKRHVINSISERAQIKIAGIIVSPLALGDAVLSDDERDLGCALIGFGAGVTTLTVYKGGNLAHLSVIPMGSSLITRDITTLHLLESEAERVKQTYGSAMMDQENDQSIQVSLADGLGMREIKLSDLNNVIEARMGEILENVYARLESIGLEGNLGAGIVITGGGAALKSLPEVIRKRMKMEVRYSATRRGIVASGDLEAGNPSYAVAVGLLMHGTENCAGYVPPKYVSESEHAIFEEEEVFVAAPPVEKVSKPTSKPTPAPKPKGVGLFKGLSNKFDTMTKNLFDDSEDKL; encoded by the coding sequence ATGGCATACACAGACTTTATAGCAGCTATTGATTTGGGAACTTCCCGGATTGTAGGAATGGTAGGGAAGAAAAACGAGTATGGCGTTCTTTCCATAATTGCCTACGAAGTTGAGACCTCCGCTTCCTGTATACGAAGAGGATGTGTATACAATGTGGAGGAAACGGCAAACAAAATTAAACGCCTTATTCTTAAGTTGGAAAACAAGCTGAACGGAACTAAGATAGCCAAAGTATATGTAGGCATTGGAGGTCAGTCCCTGCGATCGGTCGACCATACTGTTCCTAAGGTCTTGGGGACAGAAGGTGTTGTTACAGACGAAATCATTAAATCATTACATGCTGAGTGTCTGAGTTATCATCCTGATATGCAGGATGTCCTGGCAGCTGTTTCGCCGGTTTACTATCTGGATGATAAACCCGAAGCAAATCCTGTTGGGATTCCCTGTACACGGATTGAGGCCCGATACAAATTAATTGTTGGACGTCCATCTTTAAAAAGGCATGTTATAAATAGTATTTCCGAAAGAGCACAAATAAAAATCGCAGGCATTATCGTATCTCCCCTTGCGTTAGGAGACGCCGTATTGAGCGACGACGAGCGCGACCTGGGCTGTGCCCTTATCGGATTTGGTGCAGGAGTTACTACCTTGACTGTTTATAAAGGGGGTAATCTTGCACATCTGTCCGTTATTCCTATGGGAAGTAGTTTAATCACAAGAGATATTACTACATTGCACTTGTTGGAAAGCGAAGCCGAGCGGGTAAAACAGACTTATGGCAGCGCGATGATGGATCAGGAAAATGATCAGTCAATCCAGGTTAGTCTTGCCGACGGACTTGGTATGCGTGAGATTAAGTTGTCCGACTTGAATAACGTTATAGAAGCCCGTATGGGTGAGATTCTGGAGAATGTATATGCTCGTCTGGAATCAATCGGACTTGAAGGTAATCTTGGCGCCGGTATTGTGATAACAGGAGGCGGAGCAGCACTTAAAAGTCTTCCGGAAGTTATCCGCAAGCGAATGAAGATGGAGGTACGCTATTCGGCAACCCGCAGAGGAATTGTTGCCAGCGGAGATCTGGAAGCGGGTAATCCGTCCTATGCCGTAGCCGTTGGTTTGTTGATGCATGGAACAGAAAATTGCGCAGGTTATGTACCGCCAAAATATGTTTCGGAATCGGAACATGCGATTTTCGAGGAAGAAGAGGTTTTTGTTGCAGCACCTCCGGTTGAGAAGGTTTCTAAACCAACATCCAAACCTACTCCTGCTCCCAAACCAAAAGGGGTGGGGCTATTTAAAGGTCTGAGCAACAAATTCGATACGATGACGAAGAATCTTTTTGATGATAGCGAAGACAAGTTATAA
- the ftsZ gene encoding cell division protein FtsZ: MDDTILNFNYPADSPSIIKVIGVGGGGGNAVTHMYKEGIHDVTFVLCNTDNQALYRSDVPVKVTLGREITQGLGAGNKPERAMMAAEESLEDLRKMLSDGTKMVFITAGMGGGTGTGAAPVIARIAKDMGILTVGIVTIPFVFEGERKIIQALNGVEEISKNVDALLVINNERLREIYADLTMTNAFGKADDTLTIAAKSIAEIITLPGIINLDFADVKTTMKDGGVALMSRGYGEGEGRVRQSIEDALNSPLLNNNDIFNAKKILFNVSFCEETELRMEEMNDVHDFMSRFGRDIEVIWGTTLDNSLGKKVKMTILATGFGVEDIPQIADKRRAEYSRMSEEELRIEEEKLRKEQEEKDLIDKYYGASGQRMRRASARAKAVVLSTEELDDDAFIVLMEENPTYNRDPKIISRARSKTSREEEAPVVSFDEVEPTQVQNEPTENAKQVIRFR, translated from the coding sequence ATGGACGATACAATATTAAATTTCAATTATCCTGCGGATAGTCCTTCAATAATAAAAGTGATTGGAGTAGGAGGGGGTGGTGGTAACGCCGTAACCCATATGTATAAAGAAGGTATTCATGATGTTACATTTGTTTTATGTAATACTGATAACCAAGCTTTATATCGCTCGGATGTACCCGTAAAGGTTACGCTGGGACGCGAAATAACCCAGGGATTGGGCGCCGGCAACAAACCCGAAAGGGCTATGATGGCGGCTGAAGAGAGTTTGGAAGACCTTCGCAAAATGCTTAGTGATGGAACCAAGATGGTCTTTATCACAGCAGGAATGGGAGGAGGAACCGGTACCGGAGCTGCCCCCGTAATTGCACGGATAGCAAAAGATATGGGTATCTTAACGGTTGGTATCGTAACGATCCCATTTGTTTTCGAAGGCGAACGTAAAATTATTCAGGCATTGAATGGCGTCGAAGAGATAAGCAAGAATGTGGATGCATTGCTTGTTATTAATAACGAACGTCTTCGCGAAATCTATGCGGACTTAACAATGACGAATGCTTTTGGAAAGGCGGATGATACGCTTACCATTGCAGCCAAGAGCATTGCCGAGATTATTACCCTGCCTGGTATAATAAATCTGGACTTTGCAGATGTTAAGACAACCATGAAAGATGGTGGTGTAGCGCTGATGAGTCGCGGATACGGAGAAGGCGAAGGTCGTGTTCGTCAATCGATAGAAGATGCGTTGAATTCGCCGTTGCTGAACAACAATGATATTTTTAATGCCAAAAAAATTCTGTTCAATGTGTCGTTCTGTGAGGAAACGGAGCTTCGCATGGAAGAAATGAATGACGTGCATGATTTCATGTCTCGTTTTGGGCGTGATATAGAAGTTATCTGGGGTACTACTTTGGATAATTCGTTAGGCAAGAAAGTGAAGATGACTATTCTGGCAACAGGATTTGGCGTCGAAGATATTCCTCAGATAGCAGATAAACGTCGCGCAGAATATTCCCGGATGTCCGAAGAAGAATTGCGGATTGAAGAAGAAAAATTACGGAAAGAGCAGGAAGAAAAGGATTTGATCGATAAATATTACGGAGCTTCGGGTCAGCGTATGCGCAGAGCATCTGCACGAGCTAAGGCAGTTGTTCTGTCCACGGAAGAATTGGATGATGATGCTTTTATTGTGCTGATGGAAGAAAATCCGACGTATAACCGTGATCCTAAGATTATCTCCCGTGCCCGGTCAAAGACATCCAGGGAAGAAGAGGCCCCGGTTGTTTCTTTTGATGAAGTTGAGCCGACTCAGGTTCAAAACGAACCGACTGAAAATGCTAAACAGGTTATAAGATTTCGTTAG
- a CDS encoding GatB/YqeY domain-containing protein, with translation MNLFDQVSADIKEAMLAKDKIRLQALRGVKKEFLEAKTAKGGDGELSDEAAVKILQKMIKQRKESAEIYTTQGRPELAQDELAEAASIEVYLPKQMSAEELEAAVKAIIEQVGATGAKDMGKVMGVATKSLAGKVEGRMISETVKRLLN, from the coding sequence ATGAATTTATTTGATCAGGTTAGTGCCGATATCAAAGAAGCGATGTTGGCAAAGGATAAGATTCGTTTGCAAGCGTTGCGTGGAGTAAAGAAAGAATTCCTTGAAGCTAAGACAGCCAAAGGAGGCGATGGAGAATTGAGCGATGAAGCTGCTGTTAAAATCTTGCAGAAGATGATTAAACAACGCAAAGAAAGCGCAGAAATATATACAACACAAGGTCGCCCTGAATTGGCGCAAGACGAACTGGCTGAGGCTGCTTCTATCGAAGTTTATTTACCAAAGCAGATGTCTGCCGAAGAACTTGAAGCTGCAGTAAAGGCAATCATTGAACAAGTGGGTGCAACCGGAGCAAAGGATATGGGTAAGGTAATGGGTGTGGCAACAAAATCTCTTGCTGGAAAAGTGGAAGGTCGTATGATTTCCGAAACCGTAAAACGTTTGCTGAATTAA